In one Vanessa tameamea isolate UH-Manoa-2023 chromosome 12, ilVanTame1 primary haplotype, whole genome shotgun sequence genomic region, the following are encoded:
- the LOC113392952 gene encoding probable ATP-dependent RNA helicase pitchoune isoform X1, with protein MEEQSNNPKFKDFKNKISKQTLNAIKTMGFKRMTDIQTEVIPKALDGADVVATAKTGSGKTLSFLIPVVEIVAKSVNGQQGNLFCIIVSPTRELATQTFIVLQDIIQYHELITSALVIGGESRRSQSIELSKGVHIVVATPGRLFDHMRTKEFDYKYVRCLVLDEADKIFQYGFEEDIKQIVNRLPKNRQTMLFSATQSETTDSLIKSAMKEDVQSINTNEDNDRATVEGLKQGYVICETEYRLHWLHKLLKKTNNSKVMIFFSSCKSVVFHYDFFNKYCNIGVLCIHGKMNQAERTATINNFYNAEKMALFCTDLAARGLDIPAVNWIVQFDPPSDTNEYIHRVGRTARGLGAEGRAVLLLRPEEKEFVNYLQDAKIYLDKYELWDRYSDLTLKIEAAMEDPEFYNLAVEAFEGYIRAFEVKKLKHVFNLLNMDLEAVARSFGLKQKPDVDIRVGFSKKHRQRKRIAAELANKNSVPTSKLLKT; from the exons ATGGAAGAACAATCTAATAATcctaaatttaaagattttaaaaataaaatttcgaaacAAACTCTTAACGCTATTAAAACTATGGGTTTTAAGAGAATGACCGACATACAAACTGAGGTGATTCCTAAGGCTTTGGATGGGGCAGACGTTGTTGCTACCGCTAAAACAGGTTCAGGAAAAACATTGTCATTTTTAATACCTGTTGTTGAAATTGTGGCAAAATCAGTAAATGGGCAACAAGgtaactt attttgtattatagtGTCACCAACAAGGGAACTAGCTACACAGACTTTTATAGTATTACAagatataatacaatatcatGAATTAATAACATCAGCATTAGTCATAGGCGGAGAGAGTAGAAGATCACAGAGCATTGAACTTTCAAaag gAGTTCATATTGTTGTTGCCACCCCTGGTAGATTGTTTGACCATATGAGAACAAAGgagtttgattataaatatgttagatGTCTAGTATTAGATGAAGCggacaaaatatttcaatatggtTTTGAGGAGGACATCAAACAGATAGTAAATCGCCTTCCaa AGAATAGACAAACTATGTTATTCAGTGCTACACAATCAGAAACAACTGATTCTTTAATAAAGTCAGCTATGAAAGAAGATGTACAGTCAATTAATACTAATGAGGATAATGACCGAGCTACAGTTGAAGGACTTAAGCAAGG GTATGTTATTTGTGAGACAGAATATCGCCTTCATTGGTTACATAAATTGCTGAAAAAGACAAACAACTCCAaggtcatgatttttttttcaagttgcaAGTCTGTTGtgtttcattatgatttttttaataaatactgtaaCATTGGAGTATTATGTATTCAT GGAAAAATGAATCAAGCAGAAAGAACAGCAaccataaataatttttataatgctGAAAAGATGGCTTTATTTTGTACTGATTTGGCAGCGAGGGGCTTGGATATACCAGCTGTGAATTGGATAGTCCAGTTTGATCCACCATCAGATACAAAT gaATACATTCATAGAGTTGGAAGAACAGCTAGAGGATTAGGAGCTGAGGGAAGGgctgtattattattaaggcCAGAGGAAAaagaatttgttaattatttacaagatgCAAAAATATACCTGGATAAATATGAACTATGGGATCGCTACAGTGATTTGACACTTAAG atagaagCAGCAATGGAGGATCCCGAATTTTACAACTTAGCTGTTGAAGCTTTTGAAGGTTACATTAGAGCTTTCGaagtaaaaaagttaaaacatgtttttaatttactcaaTATGGATTTAGAAGCTGTTGCTAGATCGTTTGGATTGAAACAGAAACCGGACGTTGATATTC GTGTAGGATTTAGTAAAAAGCATAGACAACGAAAGAGGATAGCCGCAGAACTTGCGAATAAAAATTCAGTACCAACTTCGAAAttgttaaaaacttaa
- the LOC113392952 gene encoding probable ATP-dependent RNA helicase pitchoune isoform X2, with translation MEEQSNNPKFKDFKNKISKQTLNAIKTMGFKRMTDIQTEVIPKALDGADVVATAKTGSGKTLSFLIPVVEIVAKSVNGQQGTFCIIVSPTRELATQTFIVLQDIIQYHELITSALVIGGESRRSQSIELSKGVHIVVATPGRLFDHMRTKEFDYKYVRCLVLDEADKIFQYGFEEDIKQIVNRLPKNRQTMLFSATQSETTDSLIKSAMKEDVQSINTNEDNDRATVEGLKQGYVICETEYRLHWLHKLLKKTNNSKVMIFFSSCKSVVFHYDFFNKYCNIGVLCIHGKMNQAERTATINNFYNAEKMALFCTDLAARGLDIPAVNWIVQFDPPSDTNEYIHRVGRTARGLGAEGRAVLLLRPEEKEFVNYLQDAKIYLDKYELWDRYSDLTLKIEAAMEDPEFYNLAVEAFEGYIRAFEVKKLKHVFNLLNMDLEAVARSFGLKQKPDVDIRVGFSKKHRQRKRIAAELANKNSVPTSKLLKT, from the exons ATGGAAGAACAATCTAATAATcctaaatttaaagattttaaaaataaaatttcgaaacAAACTCTTAACGCTATTAAAACTATGGGTTTTAAGAGAATGACCGACATACAAACTGAGGTGATTCCTAAGGCTTTGGATGGGGCAGACGTTGTTGCTACCGCTAAAACAGGTTCAGGAAAAACATTGTCATTTTTAATACCTGTTGTTGAAATTGTGGCAAAATCAGTAAATGGGCAACAAG gtacattttgtattatagtGTCACCAACAAGGGAACTAGCTACACAGACTTTTATAGTATTACAagatataatacaatatcatGAATTAATAACATCAGCATTAGTCATAGGCGGAGAGAGTAGAAGATCACAGAGCATTGAACTTTCAAaag gAGTTCATATTGTTGTTGCCACCCCTGGTAGATTGTTTGACCATATGAGAACAAAGgagtttgattataaatatgttagatGTCTAGTATTAGATGAAGCggacaaaatatttcaatatggtTTTGAGGAGGACATCAAACAGATAGTAAATCGCCTTCCaa AGAATAGACAAACTATGTTATTCAGTGCTACACAATCAGAAACAACTGATTCTTTAATAAAGTCAGCTATGAAAGAAGATGTACAGTCAATTAATACTAATGAGGATAATGACCGAGCTACAGTTGAAGGACTTAAGCAAGG GTATGTTATTTGTGAGACAGAATATCGCCTTCATTGGTTACATAAATTGCTGAAAAAGACAAACAACTCCAaggtcatgatttttttttcaagttgcaAGTCTGTTGtgtttcattatgatttttttaataaatactgtaaCATTGGAGTATTATGTATTCAT GGAAAAATGAATCAAGCAGAAAGAACAGCAaccataaataatttttataatgctGAAAAGATGGCTTTATTTTGTACTGATTTGGCAGCGAGGGGCTTGGATATACCAGCTGTGAATTGGATAGTCCAGTTTGATCCACCATCAGATACAAAT gaATACATTCATAGAGTTGGAAGAACAGCTAGAGGATTAGGAGCTGAGGGAAGGgctgtattattattaaggcCAGAGGAAAaagaatttgttaattatttacaagatgCAAAAATATACCTGGATAAATATGAACTATGGGATCGCTACAGTGATTTGACACTTAAG atagaagCAGCAATGGAGGATCCCGAATTTTACAACTTAGCTGTTGAAGCTTTTGAAGGTTACATTAGAGCTTTCGaagtaaaaaagttaaaacatgtttttaatttactcaaTATGGATTTAGAAGCTGTTGCTAGATCGTTTGGATTGAAACAGAAACCGGACGTTGATATTC GTGTAGGATTTAGTAAAAAGCATAGACAACGAAAGAGGATAGCCGCAGAACTTGCGAATAAAAATTCAGTACCAACTTCGAAAttgttaaaaacttaa
- the LOC113392954 gene encoding kelch-like protein 40 isoform X2 has protein sequence MDQQFSLSWNNFHGNLSKGFAGLLGNGEFVDVTIAVEGHLLQAHKVILSICSPYFKKMFQLNPCQHPIVVLRDVTHKAMKDLLQFMYHGEVSVKREDLTSFIGTAEVLQIKGLTNKETEEEAFDADKELTKQNVAAQNDSPDAESCASDMYDTTTNEISDNSDIDLIKQRQFIEKLQRLSSLKRKSEEFLQKNYYTDIINSEKRPKICDKISNNKSNNHLMQSSNFDKVQSIYEENPVEITTSLNPNIQKQGTDKEASDNRNNQSVIEQVMELKTECDDSDIIVSDPAVCTTPKGYENSRDLKKGLIIPLEYQSPQENALSLVMNGSCDNQLPVRYKYIYSRKGHKQLVHMNFVYTKHSTTHGKTSWRCVQYFSLNRCPATVETIDSMIYAVNHQHNHEDCYEKLSRNNIYEMNNSPK, from the exons ATGGACCAACAATTTTCATTGTCTTGGAACAATTTCCACGGAAACTTAAGTAAAGGTTTTGCTGGATTATTAGGAAACGGAGAATTTGTCGATGTAACAATTGCAGTCGAAGGTCATTTGCTACAAGCGCATAAAGTTATACTATCAATATGTTCGCCTTActtcaaaaaaatgtttcaattaaatcCGTGTCAACATCCAATTG TCGTTTTACGGGATGTCACACACAAGGCAATGAAAGATTTATTGCAGTTTATGTACCATGGAGAAGTCAGTGTCAAAAGGGAAGATCTCACTAGCTTTATAGGCACTGCTGAAGTGCTGCAAATCAAAGGTTTAACTAATAAAGAA ACCGAGGAGGAGGCATTTGATGCTGATAaagaattaacaaaacaaaacgtaGCAGCTCAAAACGACAGTCCAGATGCAGAGTCTTGTGCATCTGATATGTACGACACAACTACTAATGAAATATCTGATAACAGTGACatagatttaataaaacaaagacaatttattgaaaaactgCAAAGGCTGAGTAGTTTAAAAAGGAAATCAGAGGAATTCCTTcagaaaaattattatacagataTTATCAATTCAGAAAAAAGACCTAAAATTTGTgacaaaatatcaaataataaatcgaaTAATCATTTAATGCAAAGCAGTAACTTTGATAAAGTTCAAAGCATTTATGAGGAAAATCCTGTAGAAATAACGACATCTTTAAACCCAAACATTCAAAAACAAGGAACAGATAAAGAAGCTTCGGATAATAGAAATAATCAATCAGTTATAGAACAGGTGATGGAATTAAAAACAGAATGTGACGACAGTGATATTATAGTCTCAGATCCAGCTGTTTGTACAACTCCAAAGGGCTATGAAAACTCAAGGGACTTAAAGAAAGGATTAATTATTCCCCTGGAATACCAATCGCCTCAGGAAA ATGCTCTCTCACTTGTTATGAATGGATCATGTGACAATCAACTTCCAGtacgttacaaatatatttacagtagaAAAGGACATAAACAACTAGTGCATATGAATTTTGTGTACACAAAGCATTCAACGACACATGGTAAAACATCATGGAGGTGTGTACAATATTTCTCTCTAAACCGGTGTCCAGCAACCGTGGAAACGATAGACTCTATGATATATGCCGTTAATCATCAACACAATCATGAAGATTGCTATGAAaaattatcaagaaataacatttATGAAATGAATAACTCTCCCAAATAG
- the LOC113392954 gene encoding kelch-like protein 40 isoform X1, with product MDQQFSLSWNNFHGNLSKGFAGLLGNGEFVDVTIAVEGHLLQAHKVILSICSPYFKKMFQLNPCQHPIVVLRDVTHKAMKDLLQFMYHGEVSVKREDLTSFIGTAEVLQIKGLTNKETEEEAFDADKELTKQNVAAQNDSPDAESCASDMYDTTTNEISDNSDIDLIKQRQFIEKLQRLSSLKRKSEEFLQKNYYTDIINSEKRPKICDKISNNKSNNHLMQSSNFDKVQSIYEENPVEITTSLNPNIQKQGTDKEASDNRNNQSVIEQVMELKTECDDSDIIVSDPAVCTTPKGYENSRDLKKGLIIPLEYQSPQENCTGLNSLFMDLKNLVNGKVTNTLKTEEIPRYVMEHRLVTIPQKEDGKKKYPQRSCRLCWRIGKRRDTRFMCSACELPFCKSPCFEIHFNDMFKVSQLQGDYYAP from the exons ATGGACCAACAATTTTCATTGTCTTGGAACAATTTCCACGGAAACTTAAGTAAAGGTTTTGCTGGATTATTAGGAAACGGAGAATTTGTCGATGTAACAATTGCAGTCGAAGGTCATTTGCTACAAGCGCATAAAGTTATACTATCAATATGTTCGCCTTActtcaaaaaaatgtttcaattaaatcCGTGTCAACATCCAATTG TCGTTTTACGGGATGTCACACACAAGGCAATGAAAGATTTATTGCAGTTTATGTACCATGGAGAAGTCAGTGTCAAAAGGGAAGATCTCACTAGCTTTATAGGCACTGCTGAAGTGCTGCAAATCAAAGGTTTAACTAATAAAGAA ACCGAGGAGGAGGCATTTGATGCTGATAaagaattaacaaaacaaaacgtaGCAGCTCAAAACGACAGTCCAGATGCAGAGTCTTGTGCATCTGATATGTACGACACAACTACTAATGAAATATCTGATAACAGTGACatagatttaataaaacaaagacaatttattgaaaaactgCAAAGGCTGAGTAGTTTAAAAAGGAAATCAGAGGAATTCCTTcagaaaaattattatacagataTTATCAATTCAGAAAAAAGACCTAAAATTTGTgacaaaatatcaaataataaatcgaaTAATCATTTAATGCAAAGCAGTAACTTTGATAAAGTTCAAAGCATTTATGAGGAAAATCCTGTAGAAATAACGACATCTTTAAACCCAAACATTCAAAAACAAGGAACAGATAAAGAAGCTTCGGATAATAGAAATAATCAATCAGTTATAGAACAGGTGATGGAATTAAAAACAGAATGTGACGACAGTGATATTATAGTCTCAGATCCAGCTGTTTGTACAACTCCAAAGGGCTATGAAAACTCAAGGGACTTAAAGAAAGGATTAATTATTCCCCTGGAATACCAATCGCCTCAGGAAA ATTGTACCGGGTTGAACTCATTATTTATGGATCTTAAAAATCTAGTTAACGGTAAAGTAACTAACACCTTGAAGACTGAAGAGATTCCAAGATATGTTATGGAACATCGTCTTGTTACCATTCCACAAAAGGAAGATGGAAAAAAGAAATACCCACAACGATCTTGTAGGCTTTGTTGGAGAATAGGCAAGCGGCGTGATACTCGATTCATGTGTAGTGCTTGTGAATTACCATTTTGCAAATCACCATGTttcgaaatacattttaatgacaTGTTTAAAGTGTCACAACTGCAAGGAGATTACTATGCACCTTAG